A segment of the Thermoanaerobacterales bacterium genome:
AAGGGCCTGACCGGCAAGGAGGCCGAGGAGCGCCTCGACGCCGTCGGGGTGACGGTCAACAAGAACGCCATCCCGTACGACCCGCAGCCCCCGCGCGTCACCAGCGGCATCCGCATCGGCACCCCGGCCGTCACCACCCGCGGGATGAAGGAGGACGACATGCGGGTCATCGCCGACATCATCGCCCTGGCGCTGGAGGACATCCACGACGGGGCCCGGGCCGAGCGCGCCCGCAGGATGGTGGCCGACCTCTGCAACGCCTATCCGTTGTATGTGGTATAGACTATATCTAGGCCGTGGCGGAAAAAATGCAAAGGGAGAAAGATTGTGTGAGGGAGGTGACTCCTAGTGGCTCGTATTGAGGAATTGCGTATCAAAAACTATCGTGTGCTTCGTAATATAGTGATCAAAGATCTCCATCCGTTGACCGTAGTCCTGGGTCCGAACGGGTGTGGCAAGTCTACCCTTTTCGATGTTTTCGGCTTTCTTTCTGACTGTCTGCAAACTAACGTTCGTAAGGCCTTAGAGGCCCGTGGTAAATTGGTAGAAGTACGTTCGCGAGGTGCCGCCGGCCCCATTGAGATCGAAGTTGTCTATCGTGAAGGCCGTAAAGAACCCAAGATTACTTACCATCTTTCTATCGAAGAGGTAGATGGTAAACCGATCGTGGCCAGGGAATTCTTGAAGTGGAGACGTGGAAGAAGGGGTCAGCCGTTCTATTTCCTTAACTTTGAATATGGTAAAGGGTACATCATCAGCGGGGAGCGGCCCGAGGCGGAAGACCGCCGCATTGAAGCGGCAACCGACAGCCCTGATATCTTGGCCATCAAGGGATTTGGTCAGCTAGCTGATAATCCGCGGGTCGCCAGTTTCCGCCGGTTTATTGAAGGGTGGTTCTTATCCTATTTTGTTCCCGACCAGGCGCGCCAGGTGCCTCAATCGGGGCCAATGGAGCATTTGTCTCGGACAGGCGACAACCTTCCTAACGTCATACAACACCTTTCTGAGCAGTATCCGGGGGTCCTGCAACACATACTTGGTCGGGTAGCGGAAAGGATCCCCGCCTTGGAGACAGTTACGGCCGAGACGACCATTGATGGGCGGGTAGCCTTGCGGTTCAAGGACGGGCCTTTTCAGGATCCGTTTCTGGCTCGTTACGTCTCCGACGGGACCATTAAGATGTTTGCATACTTGGTTCTATTGAACGACCCGGATCCTCCTCCGCTCCTGTGCATTGAGGAGCCGGAAAACGGACTCCATCCCAGGCTTTTGACCACTTTAGCCGAGGAGTTCCGCAAGCACTCCAATCAAACACAGACATTTGTTTCTTCCCACTCACCTTTCTTTATTGATGCTGTTCGCCCGGAGGAATTGTGGGTCATGAGCCGTAACCAAGACGGCTATGCAGTCATTGAAAGGGCGGATAGAGTTCGTGGTGTAACCGAATTCATAGCCGAGGGCGCCACCCTGGGAAGTTTGTGGTACGAGGGTTTTTTGCAAGGGGGTAACCCCTGATGCACTTCGAGGTTTTGGTGGAGGAGTTGTCCGCCAAATGCGTCTTGGACACGCTGTTGCCCAAGATTATTGGTGAGGATCACGGATTTTCGGTCCACAGTTTCAGAGGGAAACAAGACTTGCTGTCGAAGCTGCCCAGTCGCCTCAAGGGGTATTCCCGTTGGCTACCTCCGGACTACAGAATTGTTATCTTGGTCGACCGGGATAATGACGACTGCCGAGAGCTTAAGCAAAGAATC
Coding sequences within it:
- a CDS encoding AAA family ATPase produces the protein MARIEELRIKNYRVLRNIVIKDLHPLTVVLGPNGCGKSTLFDVFGFLSDCLQTNVRKALEARGKLVEVRSRGAAGPIEIEVVYREGRKEPKITYHLSIEEVDGKPIVAREFLKWRRGRRGQPFYFLNFEYGKGYIISGERPEAEDRRIEAATDSPDILAIKGFGQLADNPRVASFRRFIEGWFLSYFVPDQARQVPQSGPMEHLSRTGDNLPNVIQHLSEQYPGVLQHILGRVAERIPALETVTAETTIDGRVALRFKDGPFQDPFLARYVSDGTIKMFAYLVLLNDPDPPPLLCIEEPENGLHPRLLTTLAEEFRKHSNQTQTFVSSHSPFFIDAVRPEELWVMSRNQDGYAVIERADRVRGVTEFIAEGATLGSLWYEGFLQGGNP